Proteins encoded together in one Caldanaerobius fijiensis DSM 17918 window:
- the sigH gene encoding RNA polymerase sporulation sigma factor SigH: MRCEAQNDEINLNGEELDEDMVLKAQKGDKKAFEKLFNKYSGVVKAKARAYFLIGAEKEDIIQEGMIGLFKAIRDFKVDKLTSFRAFAEMCITRQIITAIKTATRQKHLPLNSYVSLNKPVYEEESERTLLDLIAEEKVCDPEELLISREEYRGIESKLNEILSDLESEVLSYYLQGKSYQEIAVGMDRHVKSIDNALQRVKRKLEKYLEERSK; encoded by the coding sequence TTGAGGTGCGAAGCCCAAAATGACGAAATAAATTTGAACGGTGAAGAACTGGATGAAGACATGGTATTAAAGGCTCAAAAAGGTGATAAAAAAGCATTTGAAAAACTGTTTAATAAATATAGCGGTGTGGTAAAAGCTAAAGCCAGAGCCTATTTTCTCATCGGAGCAGAAAAAGAAGATATAATACAGGAGGGAATGATAGGTCTTTTTAAGGCAATACGCGATTTTAAGGTGGACAAGCTAACTTCATTTAGAGCATTTGCTGAGATGTGTATAACAAGGCAGATAATAACAGCTATAAAGACGGCAACGAGACAAAAACACCTGCCGTTAAATTCATATGTTTCTCTTAATAAGCCTGTATATGAGGAAGAGTCAGAGAGGACATTATTGGATTTGATTGCGGAGGAAAAGGTTTGCGACCCTGAAGAGCTTTTGATCAGCAGAGAGGAATACCGCGGCATCGAGAGTAAATTGAATGAAATTCTCAGTGATTTAGAGAGCGAGGTATTGTCATACTATTTGCAAGGAAAATCGTATCAAGAAATAGCTGTAGGAATGGATCGACATGTGAAATCTATTGACAATGCTCTTCAGAGAGTAAAGAGGAAACTTGAGAAGTACCTTGAAGAGAGATCAAAATAG
- a CDS encoding NYN domain-containing protein → MNEVLFVDGYNIINAWPELKDLSKANLELARQELINMMVEYKAYKGIEVFVVFDALYVKGAANRTEMYKGVHVVFSKYGETADHYIEKNIAKYIKNNCIVKVATSDWVEQQVIMAQGAIRVSASELKEELKRFKESISREINRGHDTNTVWDNVSPDVLEKLKKMRNRN, encoded by the coding sequence ATGAATGAAGTACTTTTCGTGGATGGATATAACATAATAAATGCGTGGCCGGAATTGAAAGACTTAAGTAAGGCGAATCTTGAGCTGGCAAGGCAGGAGCTCATCAACATGATGGTAGAATATAAGGCATACAAAGGTATAGAGGTTTTTGTGGTCTTTGATGCCTTATACGTCAAGGGAGCCGCAAATCGCACAGAGATGTATAAAGGAGTCCATGTGGTGTTTTCAAAATATGGTGAGACGGCTGATCATTATATAGAAAAAAATATCGCCAAATATATAAAGAACAACTGTATAGTAAAGGTGGCCACATCGGATTGGGTAGAACAACAGGTGATAATGGCTCAGGGTGCCATAAGGGTATCTGCTTCTGAACTAAAAGAAGAGTTAAAGAGGTTTAAAGAAAGTATATCAAGAGAAATCAATAGAGGACACGATACCAATACCGTATGGGATAATGTGTCGCCGGATGTGTTGGAAAAATTAAAAAAAATGCGGAATAGAAACTGA
- the rlmB gene encoding 23S rRNA (guanosine(2251)-2'-O)-methyltransferase RlmB, translated as MDEEFYIGGKNAVVEALKANSFIDKLYIAVGAKGQIIDEIIKLAREKGIPVQLVSRDKLDEFYAGKHQGVVAKTPPYVYKEVDDILAIAKNKGEHPFVIILDGIQDPNNLGSVLRTADACGAHGVIIPKNRAVGITPGVIKASAGAIQYVSVARVTNITRTLKELKDVGLWIIGADMDGAINYCDADFKVPVGLVIGSEGYGISRLVKENCDILVKIPMVGKINSLNASIASAILMYEVLRQRNF; from the coding sequence ATGGACGAAGAATTCTACATTGGTGGAAAGAATGCTGTTGTAGAAGCTTTAAAAGCAAATAGTTTTATTGATAAACTGTATATAGCTGTTGGCGCTAAAGGCCAGATAATAGACGAAATCATAAAATTAGCTAGGGAAAAAGGAATACCAGTGCAACTGGTTAGCAGGGACAAATTAGATGAGTTCTATGCAGGCAAACATCAAGGCGTTGTTGCCAAGACTCCTCCTTATGTATATAAAGAAGTGGATGATATTCTGGCTATAGCTAAAAATAAAGGGGAACATCCTTTTGTCATCATACTCGACGGCATACAGGACCCTAATAATTTAGGTTCTGTATTGAGGACGGCTGATGCTTGCGGGGCTCATGGGGTTATCATTCCCAAAAACAGAGCGGTTGGTATTACTCCTGGAGTTATCAAGGCATCGGCCGGAGCTATTCAGTATGTTTCTGTAGCAAGAGTTACAAATATAACGAGGACATTAAAAGAGCTAAAAGATGTAGGGCTCTGGATAATAGGAGCAGATATGGATGGTGCTATAAACTATTGTGATGCTGACTTCAAAGTGCCTGTAGGTCTTGTCATAGGCAGCGAAGGATATGGCATAAGCAGGCTTGTAAAAGAGAATTGTGATATTTTAGTAAAAATACCTATGGTAGGTAAAATAAATTCGCTAAATGCTTCTATAGCATCAGCAATATTAATGTACGAAGTGTTGAGGCAGAGGAACTTTTGA